The Mixophyes fleayi isolate aMixFle1 chromosome 1, aMixFle1.hap1, whole genome shotgun sequence genome includes a region encoding these proteins:
- the NDUFC1 gene encoding NADH dehydrogenase [ubiquinone] 1 subunit C1, mitochondrial — protein MSVFQTTGILRRPASIIFARSMFTARAHDNSRPNWLKVGLALGSTVVLWGLLIKQHNEDVAEYKRRNGLQ, from the exons ATGTCGGTGTTCCAGACAACCGGGATCCTCAGGAGGCCTGCTTCAATAA tTTTTGCTCGATCAATGTTTACTGCAAGAGCACATGACAATTCAAGACCAAACTGGTTGAAAGTCGGCCTGGCATTGGGGAGTACAGTAGTGCTTTGGGGTTTG CTCATCAAGCAACACAATGAAGATGTCGCTGAGTATAAAAGGAGAAATGGGTTGCAGTGA